In the genome of Streptomyces sp. V2I9, one region contains:
- a CDS encoding PLP-dependent aminotransferase family protein, producing MTSSGTNPPRPPAERLSPAWELLLPAAAAPARGRGRALRAALRDAVRSGRLAAGTRLPASRELAADLGVSRGLVTEAYEQLTAEGYLRSGRGAGTWVSEGVRAAERPVRDRAPRTAGARYDFRPGTPDLSLFPRGAWNAAQRSVLGRMPHGALGYPDPRGLPELREALADLLARRRGVVADPERVVVCSGVAQATTLLGFVLRDEGVVAVGVEDPGSPEHAALFAATGLDAVPLPLDDEGLALAPLERSGVGAVVTTPAHQFPTGIGYSARRRGELLDWARRADAVIMEDDYDGDFRYDREPVGALQGLDPERVVYTGSVSKSLAPGLRLGWLVAPAALTERVVARKRTMDLGNPVLDQAVLADLVARGGYDRQLRRCQRAYRERRDAMVAALDEHFPGTAVSGIAAGLHVIARLPARYGPEDVFLERAASAGIALRPLRDCGTAGAEDGTLPLVLGYAHLAPAAIARGVAALAAAVRSGRSGPGRPDGP from the coding sequence GCTCCCCGCCGCTGCCGCACCGGCGCGCGGGCGGGGGCGGGCGCTCAGGGCCGCGCTCCGGGACGCGGTCCGCTCCGGCCGCCTGGCGGCCGGCACCCGACTGCCCGCCAGCCGTGAACTCGCCGCCGATCTGGGGGTGTCGCGCGGGCTGGTCACCGAGGCGTACGAGCAGCTGACCGCCGAGGGGTACCTGCGCAGCGGGCGCGGGGCGGGCACCTGGGTGAGCGAGGGGGTACGCGCGGCGGAGCGGCCCGTGCGCGACCGTGCGCCGCGCACGGCGGGCGCGCGGTACGACTTCCGGCCCGGCACCCCCGACCTGTCCCTCTTCCCGCGCGGCGCGTGGAACGCCGCGCAGCGGTCGGTGCTCGGCCGCATGCCGCACGGAGCGCTGGGCTACCCCGACCCGCGCGGACTGCCGGAGCTGCGCGAAGCGCTGGCAGATCTGCTCGCCCGGCGTCGGGGCGTGGTGGCCGATCCGGAGCGTGTGGTGGTCTGCTCGGGGGTGGCGCAGGCGACGACGCTGCTCGGCTTCGTGCTCCGGGACGAGGGCGTGGTCGCGGTCGGGGTGGAGGATCCGGGCAGCCCGGAGCATGCGGCGCTGTTCGCGGCGACCGGTCTGGACGCGGTCCCGCTCCCCCTCGACGACGAGGGTCTCGCCCTCGCACCCCTGGAGCGCTCCGGCGTGGGGGCGGTGGTGACCACGCCCGCGCACCAGTTCCCCACCGGAATCGGCTACTCCGCGCGGCGTCGCGGTGAGCTGCTGGACTGGGCGCGGCGGGCGGACGCCGTGATCATGGAGGACGACTACGACGGGGACTTCCGGTACGACCGGGAACCGGTGGGAGCCCTCCAGGGGCTGGATCCCGAGCGGGTCGTGTACACCGGTTCGGTGAGCAAGTCGCTGGCACCCGGTCTGCGGCTCGGCTGGCTGGTCGCCCCTGCCGCGCTCACCGAGCGCGTCGTCGCCCGCAAACGGACCATGGACCTCGGCAACCCGGTGCTCGACCAGGCGGTTCTGGCCGATCTCGTCGCGCGCGGCGGCTACGACCGGCAGTTGCGGCGCTGTCAGCGGGCCTACCGGGAGCGTCGGGACGCGATGGTGGCCGCGCTCGACGAGCACTTCCCCGGCACAGCGGTCAGCGGTATCGCGGCGGGGCTGCACGTCATCGCCCGGCTGCCCGCGCGGTACGGCCCCGAAGACGTCTTCCTGGAGCGGGCGGCCTCGGCGGGCATCGCGCTGCGGCCGCTGCGCGACTGCGGAACGGCCGGCGCGGAGGACGGCACGCTGCCGCTCGTCCTGGGATACGCCCATCTCGCCCCCGCCGCCATCGCGCGGGGAGTCGCCGCGCTGGCGGCGGCGGTGCGCTCCGGCCGGTCCGGCCCCGGCCGGCCGGACGGGCCCTGA